The following is a genomic window from Pedobacter sp. KBS0701.
AGGAAATGGAGGACAGTATATCATGGTGGTAAGAGAATTAAACCTGGTGGTATCCTTTAATGGAAACAGCTATAACTCTTCAAAGTCAAAGTTGCCTTTTGATATCATGATTAAATACATTTTGCCTTTTTTTGACCAAAAATAGTTGCCTTGAAAACTCAGTTTGAAAATTCAGGTAAAGTACTGTTACCAAATATAAAAAAATGGCGTGTAATGCGAGTTCCCGTCATTGGGGCAATTTTCAGGTCATTCGTTTGATAATTGCCATAATAAGTTTATGTATCAAAATTTTTGCTGTCAGGGAACTTTCAAGCGGTCAACATAAAAACAAGACCATTAGTCTTTATATCAATATTTCATATTGTTTTATCTTTGGTTTTTACTTAATATTTAATGATGTCACGAATCAAGGCGTCATTGAAAATTGCCGAACAATTAGTATCTTTCCACAATAATCCTGTTGGGTGTAAAGTTTAAAACCTTAACTATTCTTCAAAAAAAAAATGTCATCTAATACACTAAAATTGCTACAAAAACAAAAAAAAAACATCCTTGAGATCTGGATGAAAAATCAATTATCTGACGATGGTCTTCGTGAAGACCTGATCAGTAACGAAGATCTCAGGGAACAATCAGAAGAATTGGTTGCTGCTTTAGTTAATAATTTATCTGGAAACGATCTGGAAGACCTTGATGGTGACAGCTGGAATTCTGTGATAGAGATTCTGGGTGGCATTGCCATAACCAGGGCCCGTCAGGGCTTCTCTCCGCGTGAGACCGGTCGTTTTGTTCATAGTTTAAAAGAAGCTGTTCTTGAGGTTTTACAAACCCAGATCAAGGATCCAAAGCAGCTTTTTGACGAAAGCATGAAGATCATCAGGGTAATGGACAATTTGAGCATCGTGACTTTCGAAACCTTCATCAAAGGCCGTGAAGAGGTTATTCTGAGACAGACAGATGAGATTGCTGAGATTTCAACTCCGGTAATCAGGGTTTGGGACGGTATCCTGGCTTTACCAATTATAGGCACGCTCGATAGTTCGCGGACCCAAATAGTAATGGAAAATTTATTACAGGAAATCGTAGAAACTGGTTCAAGCATTGCTATTTTGGATATTTCAGGTGTGCCGGCGGTAGATTCTTTGGTCGCCCAGCACCTAATCAAAACCGTTAGCGCCACCCGTCTTATGGGAGCAGAATGCATAATCAGTGGTATACGCCCCGAAATTGCTCAAACAGTTGTACACCTGGGAATAGACCTTTCCAATATTATCACAAAGGCGAGCTTGGCCAGTGCATTGGCTTATGCGTTCAAGGTTTTGCGATTAGAAGTGCGCAAAGCAAATCCAGTTAATAAAATTAATAATATATAGAATGGATAAAATTCCTATTCTCCGGATGGGAAGTTTTCTTCTCGTAACCATTCAGGTAGATTTGTATGACCGTCTGGCGCTGGATCTTGAAGCAGATTTGGTTCAGATGGTTAACAAGACCAGTTCGAGAGGAGTACTGATTGATATATCGGCAGTATCCATTGTCGATTCATTTATGGGACGCATTATTGGTAATATTGCCAGTATGTCTAAAATATTGGATGCAGAAACTGTTGTGGTAGGCATGCAGCCGGCAGTAGCCATAACCCTCATAGAGCTTGGGCTACCGCTTAAGGGCGTACATACTGCACTCGATGTCGAGAAAGGTATG
Proteins encoded in this region:
- a CDS encoding STAS domain-containing protein; amino-acid sequence: MSSNTLKLLQKQKKNILEIWMKNQLSDDGLREDLISNEDLREQSEELVAALVNNLSGNDLEDLDGDSWNSVIEILGGIAITRARQGFSPRETGRFVHSLKEAVLEVLQTQIKDPKQLFDESMKIIRVMDNLSIVTFETFIKGREEVILRQTDEIAEISTPVIRVWDGILALPIIGTLDSSRTQIVMENLLQEIVETGSSIAILDISGVPAVDSLVAQHLIKTVSATRLMGAECIISGIRPEIAQTVVHLGIDLSNIITKASLASALAYAFKVLRLEVRKANPVNKINNI
- a CDS encoding STAS domain-containing protein; protein product: MDKIPILRMGSFLLVTIQVDLYDRLALDLEADLVQMVNKTSSRGVLIDISAVSIVDSFMGRIIGNIASMSKILDAETVVVGMQPAVAITLIELGLPLKGVHTALDVEKGMNLLKSMIGSDVGDEEETDDDDNFAQ